A region from the Oscillospiraceae bacterium genome encodes:
- a CDS encoding histidine kinase gives MRKRREGSIVRTVVVTFASLMTLSLLVTLAGTVYSRQAAARRYADRDTYQRYLSNLYQFRICFAEITCMERDIAQQSTEQGLIVRRFYDLNVYRIEQVLTALRSFAGSEEMTKDLRALESAYDEYMRISQMGVRYYLEGERNAEFLVLLDELPWYPYAEHLSQVVLPAEALTTASEAYFAAQMWYNDSFLGRTAYLMISLNLVAFAALSLFAVWFMRKSLRPIRQLREDMERIERGDFSLAPTPIADNEVGRLAVGVHHMADTIQAMLQTRERDEARKRKLELAALSYRITPHFLYHTIHSIHWIARLNNIASIEKMTAALIRLLRFQSRGDEFITLAEEMALLESYFSIQAYRFPDKFHAEFRLPPALAQTKVLPMLLQPLGENAIFHGIQPLPYEGEIVVEAAAEDSNVRVSIADNGVGISDDVLRMLNGEALPPPTEADAALVDAEEGFGMAIQNIRDRLRLRYGERVSLRFAHRADGGTVVTVCYPAEPNSWK, from the coding sequence ATGAGAAAACGGCGGGAGGGCTCTATCGTGCGGACGGTGGTGGTGACGTTTGCGTCGCTCATGACGCTGTCCCTGCTGGTGACATTGGCCGGCACCGTCTACAGCCGACAAGCGGCGGCCAGGCGCTACGCGGACCGGGATACATACCAGCGGTACCTTTCTAATCTATACCAGTTTCGGATTTGTTTCGCCGAGATCACCTGTATGGAACGGGACATTGCCCAGCAGAGCACAGAGCAAGGACTTATCGTGCGCCGTTTTTACGATCTGAACGTGTACCGGATTGAGCAAGTGCTCACGGCACTGCGTTCATTTGCGGGCAGCGAGGAAATGACGAAAGACCTGCGCGCGCTGGAGAGTGCGTATGACGAGTATATGCGCATCTCCCAGATGGGCGTGCGGTATTACCTTGAGGGGGAGCGAAACGCGGAATTTCTGGTGCTGCTGGACGAGCTGCCTTGGTATCCCTACGCCGAGCATCTGAGTCAGGTGGTACTGCCTGCGGAGGCGCTTACCACCGCGAGTGAGGCGTATTTCGCGGCGCAGATGTGGTACAACGACAGCTTTCTGGGGCGGACAGCCTACCTGATGATCTCGCTGAATCTCGTCGCGTTTGCCGCGCTCTCGCTGTTCGCGGTTTGGTTCATGCGAAAATCGCTCCGGCCCATCCGGCAGCTCAGAGAGGACATGGAGCGGATCGAGCGGGGCGACTTCTCCCTTGCTCCGACCCCCATCGCCGACAACGAGGTCGGCCGTTTGGCGGTCGGCGTCCATCACATGGCCGATACCATCCAGGCCATGCTGCAGACCCGCGAGCGGGACGAGGCCCGCAAACGCAAACTGGAGCTGGCCGCTCTCTCGTACCGGATCACTCCGCATTTTCTGTACCACACGATCCACTCCATCCACTGGATCGCCCGGCTGAACAACATCGCGAGCATTGAGAAGATGACCGCCGCGCTGATAAGGCTTCTTCGGTTTCAGTCTCGAGGCGATGAGTTCATCACACTGGCAGAGGAGATGGCACTGCTTGAGAGTTATTTTTCCATTCAGGCGTACCGCTTCCCGGACAAATTCCACGCCGAATTCCGGCTGCCCCCGGCGCTGGCACAGACAAAGGTGCTGCCCATGCTGCTGCAGCCGCTCGGGGAAAACGCGATCTTCCACGGTATCCAGCCCCTGCCCTACGAGGGAGAGATTGTGGTGGAGGCCGCTGCGGAGGACTCGAACGTGCGAGTCTCGATTGCGGACAATGGCGTTGGGATCTCAGACGACGTTTTGCGGATGTTAAACGGCGAGGCGCTCCCGCCGCCCACAGAGGCGGACGCGGCCCTGGTGGATGCGGAGGAGGGGTTTGGCATGGCGATCCAAAACATCCGCGACCGCTTGCGCCTCCGCTACGGCGAGAGGGTCAGTCTGCGATTCGCACACCGGGCAGACGGAGGGACTGTTGTGACGGTCTGTTACCCGGCAGAACCGAATTCTTGGAAATGA
- a CDS encoding response regulator, with amino-acid sequence MISTMIVDDEVYVRLGLTSMIDWEKLGFTIVGQAANGQIALDMAEEIRPQLIITDVRMPVMDGLTFVRRLRDRGQAAKIIVLSLYEDFYKLRDASRLGIFDYVLKSEIMEAECLIDILTRVKKEIEQGRAGRTLHDRRALETQLVFEIARGCEPDGAALQTALSNLWLSGYAKQQLLLFSLDSYRMRFASGDADQTERDVLMRTVRYLAEENARKRTACVTGHVGENEFLCALFGDREDELTARAGAFVAEFSAELTRLSGYRIFEARARVDSCERLCDCYRAARVLLANRLFFSGRRAVCEADLRERRRFFLSVTKTSLRLSRACEACDEAEVTRIIEEIVMRDIQGLFDREAADNACLELFAVVKDIVDRSGAAGPESGMRSLDILRCDTLRQRCDFLIERLRLSMGKRVDGGELRGRVLRYFHENYQNAVSLQDIADYLRMSPAYISHVYKKLSGESLIETLTRIRMEEAKRLLRTSGRPLRIYEIAERVGMENARYFSQRFKVMVGCTPAEYRTAGGALEDTPLSEAPPPDRPGEG; translated from the coding sequence ATGATCAGTACGATGATTGTGGACGACGAGGTCTACGTTAGGCTGGGACTGACGTCCATGATCGATTGGGAAAAATTGGGATTCACGATTGTTGGGCAGGCTGCGAACGGACAGATCGCGCTCGACATGGCGGAGGAGATCCGGCCGCAGCTCATCATCACCGACGTCCGGATGCCTGTGATGGACGGACTCACCTTTGTGCGCCGCCTCCGGGACCGGGGCCAGGCCGCAAAGATCATCGTCCTCAGCCTGTACGAGGACTTCTACAAACTGCGAGACGCCTCCCGGCTTGGCATCTTCGACTATGTGCTGAAATCCGAGATCATGGAGGCGGAGTGTCTCATCGACATCTTGACGCGGGTGAAGAAGGAGATCGAGCAGGGCCGCGCGGGTCGGACGCTGCACGACCGGCGGGCGCTTGAGACACAGCTTGTTTTTGAGATCGCGCGCGGATGCGAACCGGACGGCGCCGCATTGCAGACCGCGCTGTCGAACCTGTGGCTTTCCGGCTACGCGAAACAGCAGCTGCTTCTGTTCTCGCTGGACAGCTACCGGATGCGTTTCGCGAGCGGGGACGCAGATCAGACCGAGCGCGATGTGCTGATGCGAACCGTGCGTTATCTGGCCGAGGAGAATGCCCGGAAGCGCACTGCCTGCGTGACGGGGCATGTGGGGGAAAACGAGTTCCTCTGCGCGCTCTTTGGAGATAGGGAGGACGAACTCACCGCCCGGGCCGGCGCCTTTGTCGCCGAGTTCTCGGCGGAACTGACCCGTCTCTCCGGGTACCGGATCTTCGAGGCGCGCGCTCGTGTGGACAGCTGCGAACGGCTCTGCGACTGTTACCGAGCGGCGCGCGTACTGCTCGCGAATCGGCTGTTTTTCAGCGGGCGGCGCGCGGTGTGCGAGGCCGATCTGCGCGAGCGCCGGCGGTTTTTCCTCAGCGTCACAAAAACGTCCCTGCGACTCTCCCGCGCCTGCGAGGCCTGCGACGAAGCCGAAGTGACCCGGATCATCGAGGAGATCGTCATGCGCGATATCCAGGGATTGTTCGACCGGGAAGCGGCCGACAACGCCTGCCTAGAACTCTTTGCCGTTGTGAAAGACATCGTGGACAGAAGCGGCGCGGCCGGCCCGGAGAGCGGCATGCGCAGCCTCGACATCCTGCGTTGCGACACGCTGCGGCAGCGGTGTGATTTCCTCATCGAGCGGCTCCGCCTCTCAATGGGAAAGCGGGTGGACGGCGGCGAGCTCAGAGGGCGCGTCCTGCGGTATTTCCACGAAAACTACCAAAACGCCGTCTCGTTGCAAGACATCGCCGACTACCTGCGCATGTCCCCTGCGTACATCAGCCATGTCTACAAAAAACTCTCGGGCGAGAGTCTCATCGAGACGCTCACGCGGATCCGTATGGAGGAGGCCAAACGTCTCCTGCGGACGTCCGGCCGTCCGCTGCGGATCTATGAGATCGCCGAGCGAGTCGGGATGGAGAATGCCCGGTATTTCAGCCAGCGTTTCAAAGTGATGGTTGGTTGTACGCCTGCCGAGTATCGCACCGCCGGGGGCGCTTTGGAGGATACGCCATTGTCCGAGGCACCGCCGCCTGACAGACCGGGGGAGGGATGA
- a CDS encoding hydrolase: protein MRNYPDCLLDPAQTTVVLIDHQPQMYFGVEGAFRAAIADHVVGLAKAAQIFKVPCLLTTVTAQTFSGPLYARLQAVYPRTVPVDRTTLNAWEDANLRRAVEETGRKHIVLAGLWTEICVAFPALSMARDGYRVFVAADACGGASREAHHTAMWRMVQAGVVPVTWQQVLLEFQRDWNNKDTYNAVMGLIRELGGAYGLGVEYAEAMIPKH, encoded by the coding sequence TTGAGAAACTATCCGGATTGTCTTTTGGACCCCGCCCAGACGACTGTGGTGCTGATCGACCACCAGCCGCAGATGTATTTTGGGGTGGAGGGCGCGTTTCGCGCCGCCATCGCAGACCACGTCGTCGGCCTTGCAAAGGCCGCACAGATCTTCAAGGTGCCCTGCCTGCTCACCACGGTGACCGCGCAGACGTTTTCCGGCCCCCTGTACGCACGGCTGCAAGCCGTGTACCCCCGCACCGTGCCCGTGGACAGAACCACCCTCAACGCCTGGGAGGATGCAAATTTGCGCAGGGCCGTGGAGGAGACAGGCCGAAAGCACATTGTCCTCGCGGGTCTTTGGACGGAGATCTGCGTCGCCTTCCCCGCGCTCAGCATGGCGCGGGACGGCTACCGGGTCTTTGTGGCCGCCGACGCGTGCGGCGGAGCCTCGCGGGAGGCTCACCACACGGCCATGTGGCGGATGGTCCAGGCCGGCGTTGTCCCCGTGACCTGGCAGCAGGTACTGCTTGAGTTCCAGCGCGATTGGAACAACAAGGACACGTACAACGCCGTGATGGGCCTAATCCGCGAACTTGGCGGCGCGTACGGTCTGGGCGTCGAATACGCGGAGGCAATGATCCCCAAACACTAA